One window from the genome of Anopheles merus strain MAF chromosome 3R, AmerM5.1, whole genome shotgun sequence encodes:
- the LOC121597697 gene encoding cytochrome P450 4d2-like encodes MFLVLLSICLGTALVWMIVTIFRNRVAVLMLQKRLPNFKVVPAIPVFGSTYHFKDLSAEGLFTTFIGLHKLYGKTLITQSLFNFPSLHVSDAKVIGQIMQARTIEKTIIYDFMRPWLGTGLIVSTGSKWTQRRKIITPAFHFKILEDFLVIMNHQSDVLIEKLKTSANGTDCNIYNHVTYCALDIISESAMSVKLNTQQHPNSEYVLAVKEMTDIILKRLFSLFREYKWAFQFTKAHRRQQELVKVIHDFAHKVISDRKKKLHSDAQEQQRAQKPLAEEDVYGKRRMTLLDLLLNVTMDGKALSDSEIREEVDTFMFTGHDTTTSCISFAAYHLSRDASIQQRVYNEILAIVGPDAKTVELTYGTLQQLKYLEMVIKETLRINPPVPVIGRRSAGDMVIDGVTIPKGLDFFIMIYLLHHNPELYPEPNRFDPERFSEEASAKRPPFSYMPFSAGSRNCIGQRYAMLEVKTVLVKLLANYQLLPCEASNQLRLKADMTLKPVNGVFVKLVPR; translated from the exons ATGTTTTTAGTTCTTTTGAGTATATGTCTGGGCACCGCCCTTGTCTGGATGATCGTTACCATCTTCCGGAACCGTGTCGCTGTGTTGATGCTTCAAAAACGACTTCCCAACTTTAAAGTTGTACCCGCGATCCCGGTGTTTGGCTCGACTTATCACTTCAAGGATCTGAGTGCCGAAGGATTATTTACTACATTCATTGGACTCCATAAACTGTATGGTAAAACCCTTATTACGCAGAGCCTGTTCAACTTTCCTTCACTGCATGTCTCCGATGCGAAGGTGATTGGGCAGATCATGCAAGCGCGTACGATCGAAAAGACGATCATTTACGACTTCATGAGACCCTGGCTCGGAACGGGACTGATCGTATCGACCGGATCGAAGTGGACCCAGCGTAGAAAGATCATAACACCAGcgtttcatttcaaaataCTGGAGGATTTCCTTGTCATCATGAACCACCAGTCGGATGTGCTGATCGAGAAGCTGAAGACGAGTGCGAATGGTACGGATTGCAATATTTACAACCACGTGACGTACTGCGCACTGGACATCATCTCCGAATCTGCCATGAGTGTCAAGCTCAACACGCAACAGCATCCGAACTCAGAATACGTGCTGGCAGTGAAAGA AATGACTGATATTATCCTGAAGCGTCTTTTCTCGCTTTTTCGCGAATACAAATGGGCATTCCAGTTTACTAAAGCCCACCGTCGTCAGCAAGAGCTGGTGAAGGTGATACACGATTTCGCCCATAAGGTGATCAGCGATCGTAAGAAGAAACTGCATTCCGACGCTCAAGAACAGCAGCGAGCCCAGAAACCACTTGCCGAAGAGGACGTCTATGGGAAGCGTCGGATGACTCTATTGGATCTCCTACTGAACGTTACCATGGACGGTAAAGCGCTGTCCGATTCAGAAATTCGGGAAGAAGTAGATACGTTCATGTTTACGGGTCATGATACAACCACCTCTTGTATAAGCTTTGCCGCGTACCATCTCTCTCGCGACGCTTCCATCCAACAGCGTGTGTACAACGAGATTCTGGCTATCGTGGGACCTGATGCCAAAACTGTAGAGCTTACCTACGGCACACTGCAGCAGCTGAAGTATCTTGAGATGGTGATCAAGGAAACACTTCGCATCAACCCTCCTGTACCGGTCATAGGGCGTCGATCGGCCGGTGACATGGTGATTGACGGAGTGACCATTCCGAAGGGACTCGATTTCTTCATAATGATCTACTTACTGCACCACAATCCGGAACTGTATCCTGAACCGAATCGTTTCGATCCCGAACGATTCAGCGAGGAAGCCTCGGCCAAGCGACCGCCGTTCAGCTACATGCCGTTTAGTGCGGGCTCTCGGAACTGTATTGGACAGCGGTACGCGATGCTTGAGGTGAAAACCGTGCTCGTGAAGCTGCTGGCCAACTATCAGTTGTTACCGTGCGAAGCAAGCAATCAGCTGCGTCTCAAAGCCGATATGACTCTGAAACCGGTGaacggtgtgtttgtgaagcTCGTCCCTAGATAA